The proteins below come from a single Streptomyces sp. B3I8 genomic window:
- a CDS encoding hydantoinase B/oxoprolinase family protein, with the protein MTSQIPGADEYTSRPLPREELLRQISPGLPLHQIDDETADRVDALTYEVVRHRLWAITQEMGETLRRMSGSHVVTESNDFNFSICDELGEQVQVGAYNVGLIGSMDLAVVWTLRKRSDNPGIEEGDMFLCNDPWIGGGLHQNDAAILAPVFHDGKLFGWTTAIAHQVDLGGPRPGSFSPSAQDVFGEAVPTPPIKVVRGGVLQRDVADAWVRRSRLPHLVGLDLRAKIAANKNAAEQILRLITKYGADTVKAVMRRMMDDAERRLRAKLETLPDGTWSAVGYQEQSGTGDRGLHAIKVTMTKEADRLVFDFRGTAEQTGVINCPYPGLRAGIVFTMLPLLAGDIPWAAGGLMRCFEIVTDENTITNASFPAAVGKGPFGPAWGSGNLVAEVLARMLDAEPDHRADVQSICNGTTDLCVVSGVDVRGGAHKGFVSPVFDVMAGGYGAQVHHDGVDTGGRLIIPSARAPDVEMTEYLYPLVALWRREQTDSGGPGRQRGGMSGSVCYVQHPDQTGTMSLVVSGTGKVANQNVGLAGGYPGNSQLDLVVRGIDVPRLAGATAIPADLDGLGGEIEVLPCEGESTLGAGDALYLHWQAGGGYGDPLLREPDSVREDVLMVRVSADAARDVYGVVLREDGTVDPTASGELRRKMRHRRAAGAGLADTRLKPLGTHDLGDARRLDDNLAVRESAGGGTVVCVHCATEIGPPADGAYVRSLARLDSAPTEAGPHIWHDPSEYVDAEVVFRQLCCPGCLTAVNSRVVPVDHPLPADHYKGWA; encoded by the coding sequence ATGACATCCCAGATCCCCGGGGCGGACGAGTACACCAGCCGCCCCCTGCCCCGCGAGGAACTGCTGCGGCAGATCTCGCCCGGTCTTCCCTTGCACCAGATCGACGACGAGACGGCCGACCGCGTCGACGCACTGACCTACGAGGTGGTGCGGCACCGGCTGTGGGCCATCACTCAGGAGATGGGCGAGACGCTGCGCCGGATGTCGGGCTCGCACGTCGTCACCGAGTCCAACGACTTCAACTTCTCCATCTGCGACGAACTCGGCGAACAGGTCCAGGTCGGCGCCTACAACGTGGGCCTCATCGGCTCGATGGACCTGGCCGTCGTCTGGACGCTGCGCAAGCGCAGCGACAACCCGGGGATCGAAGAGGGCGACATGTTCCTCTGCAACGACCCGTGGATCGGCGGCGGACTGCACCAGAACGACGCCGCGATCCTCGCCCCGGTCTTCCACGACGGCAAGCTCTTCGGCTGGACGACGGCCATCGCCCACCAGGTCGACCTCGGCGGCCCGCGGCCCGGCTCGTTCAGCCCCTCGGCCCAGGACGTCTTCGGCGAAGCCGTCCCCACGCCGCCGATCAAGGTCGTCCGGGGCGGGGTGCTGCAACGCGACGTCGCCGACGCGTGGGTCCGCAGGTCGCGCCTTCCCCATCTGGTGGGCCTCGACCTGCGCGCCAAGATCGCCGCGAACAAGAACGCCGCCGAACAGATCCTGCGGCTCATCACCAAGTACGGTGCCGACACCGTCAAGGCCGTGATGCGCCGGATGATGGACGACGCCGAACGCCGGCTGCGGGCCAAGCTGGAAACCCTGCCCGACGGGACGTGGAGCGCCGTCGGCTACCAGGAGCAGTCGGGGACAGGCGACCGCGGCCTGCACGCCATCAAGGTCACGATGACCAAGGAGGCCGACCGGCTCGTCTTCGACTTCCGCGGAACCGCCGAGCAGACCGGCGTCATCAACTGCCCCTACCCGGGCCTGCGGGCCGGCATCGTCTTCACGATGCTGCCCCTCCTGGCCGGCGACATCCCCTGGGCGGCGGGCGGGTTGATGCGCTGCTTCGAGATCGTCACCGACGAGAACACGATCACCAACGCCTCCTTCCCCGCGGCCGTGGGCAAGGGCCCCTTCGGGCCTGCCTGGGGATCGGGCAACCTCGTCGCCGAGGTGCTCGCCAGGATGCTGGACGCCGAACCCGACCACCGCGCCGACGTGCAGTCCATCTGCAACGGCACCACCGACCTCTGCGTGGTCTCCGGCGTCGACGTCCGCGGCGGCGCGCACAAAGGTTTCGTGTCCCCCGTCTTCGACGTCATGGCCGGCGGCTACGGGGCCCAGGTGCACCACGACGGCGTCGACACCGGCGGCCGGCTCATCATCCCCTCCGCCCGGGCCCCCGACGTGGAGATGACCGAGTACCTCTACCCCCTCGTCGCCCTGTGGCGGCGTGAGCAGACCGACTCCGGCGGCCCGGGCCGGCAGCGCGGCGGGATGAGCGGCTCGGTCTGCTACGTGCAGCACCCGGACCAGACGGGCACGATGTCGCTGGTCGTCTCGGGCACCGGCAAGGTCGCCAACCAGAACGTCGGACTGGCCGGCGGCTACCCGGGCAACTCGCAGCTCGACCTCGTGGTGCGCGGCATCGACGTGCCCCGGCTCGCCGGGGCGACGGCGATCCCCGCGGACCTCGACGGGCTCGGCGGGGAGATCGAGGTACTGCCCTGCGAGGGGGAGTCCACCCTCGGCGCCGGTGACGCGCTCTACCTGCACTGGCAGGCCGGCGGCGGCTACGGCGACCCGCTGCTGCGCGAGCCCGACAGCGTCCGCGAGGACGTGCTGATGGTGCGCGTGTCGGCGGACGCCGCGCGGGACGTCTACGGTGTCGTACTGCGCGAGGACGGCACGGTGGACCCGACGGCGTCCGGTGAGCTCCGCCGGAAAATGCGCCACCGTCGCGCCGCCGGCGCCGGACTGGCCGACACCCGCCTCAAGCCGCTGGGCACCCATGACCTCGGCGACGCCCGCAGGCTCGACGACAACCTCGCCGTCCGGGAGTCCGCCGGCGGCGGGACGGTGGTGTGCGTCCACTGCGCCACCGAGATCGGCCCGCCGGCCGACGGCGCGTACGTCCGGTCGCTGGCCCGTCTCGACTCGGCGCCGACGGAGGCCGGGCCGCACATCTGGCACGACCCGTCGGAGTACGTCGACGCGGAGGTCGTCTTCCGGCAGCTCTGCTGTCCCGGCTGCCTGACCGCGGTCAACTCCCGTGTCGTGCCCGTCGACCACCCCCTCCCGGCCGACCACTACAAGGGCTGGGCGTGA
- a CDS encoding aldehyde dehydrogenase, with amino-acid sequence MNPHHDALFIGGRWVTPASGERITVLGASTEEILGSVPAGTEKDMDAAVAAARAAFDDPDGWAHWEPARRAEALHRLADALERRVKDITHLVSAQNGMTIGLSEQVEGALPGVLLRYYADLVRDEPGESVRDGMLGAPVHVRREPLGVVAAIVPWNAPQLLSATKYAPGLAAGCTFVLKPSPETVLDSVLFAEAVEEAGLPPGVVNVVPAGREAGAYLVSHPDVDKVAFTGSTAAGRRIAATCGALLRPVTLELGGKSAAVILDDVDLATAMSEPFVRATLLANGQACFASTRILAPRSRYDEVVDAVASLVGGLTVGDPLDPTTQVGPMASARQRDRVEGYIEKGRSEGARLVVGGTRPSLEKGYYVTPTVFADVDNTQVIAREEIFGPVLAVIPYTDEDDAVRLANDSEYGLGGTVWTDDDERALRVARRMHTGTVGLNHYTVDPAAPFGGVKASGLGREFGPEAVFNYQQVKSIYR; translated from the coding sequence ATGAATCCGCACCACGATGCGCTCTTCATCGGCGGCCGGTGGGTGACCCCCGCATCCGGCGAGCGCATCACGGTCCTCGGCGCGAGCACCGAGGAGATCCTCGGCAGCGTCCCGGCGGGCACGGAGAAGGACATGGACGCGGCCGTGGCCGCCGCCCGGGCCGCCTTCGACGATCCGGACGGATGGGCCCACTGGGAGCCGGCGCGGCGGGCGGAAGCCCTGCACCGCCTCGCCGACGCACTCGAACGGCGGGTCAAGGACATCACCCACCTCGTCAGCGCCCAGAACGGCATGACGATCGGACTCTCCGAACAGGTCGAGGGCGCGCTCCCGGGCGTCCTGCTGCGCTACTACGCCGACCTCGTCCGCGACGAGCCGGGCGAGAGCGTCCGCGACGGCATGCTCGGCGCGCCCGTCCATGTCCGCCGGGAACCCCTCGGCGTGGTGGCGGCGATCGTGCCGTGGAACGCACCGCAGCTCCTGTCCGCGACGAAGTACGCGCCCGGCCTGGCCGCGGGGTGCACCTTTGTGCTGAAGCCGTCGCCGGAGACCGTGCTCGACTCGGTGCTCTTCGCGGAGGCGGTCGAGGAGGCGGGGCTGCCGCCGGGCGTCGTCAATGTCGTGCCGGCGGGCCGCGAGGCCGGCGCGTACCTCGTCTCCCACCCCGATGTCGACAAGGTGGCCTTCACCGGTTCCACAGCGGCGGGCCGGCGGATCGCCGCGACCTGCGGCGCCCTGCTGCGTCCGGTCACGCTGGAGCTCGGGGGCAAGTCGGCCGCCGTCATCCTCGACGACGTCGACCTCGCGACGGCGATGTCCGAACCGTTCGTCCGGGCCACGCTCCTGGCGAACGGTCAGGCATGCTTCGCCAGCACCCGCATCCTGGCGCCGCGGAGCCGGTACGACGAGGTCGTGGACGCGGTGGCCTCCCTGGTCGGCGGCCTCACCGTCGGCGATCCCCTGGACCCCACCACGCAGGTCGGGCCGATGGCGAGCGCGCGTCAGCGCGACCGGGTCGAGGGGTACATCGAGAAGGGCAGGTCGGAAGGCGCCCGGCTGGTCGTCGGCGGCACCCGGCCGAGCCTCGAGAAGGGCTACTACGTCACGCCCACCGTGTTCGCCGACGTGGACAACACCCAGGTCATCGCCCGTGAGGAGATCTTCGGTCCGGTACTGGCCGTCATTCCGTACACCGACGAGGACGACGCCGTGCGCCTCGCGAACGACTCGGAGTACGGCCTCGGCGGCACCGTGTGGACGGACGACGACGAACGCGCCCTGCGCGTCGCCCGTCGTATGCACACCGGGACGGTCGGGCTGAACCACTACACGGTCGACCCGGCGGCGCCGTTCGGCGGGGTCAAGGCGAGCGGGCTGGGCCGGGAGTTCGGGCCGGAGGCGGTGTTCAACTACCAGCAGGTGAAGTCGATCTACCGGTGA